Proteins encoded together in one Pseudoalteromonas xiamenensis window:
- a CDS encoding response regulator transcription factor, with translation MTHVQAIIADDHPLFRSALQQAAAQVMSNEQIKEASTVDELMMLLVSHPETELVFLDLTIPGAKGLQGLANLRNQYPDILVVMVSANESPQIIEQAMALGASAYIPKSASLELIAEAITKVIEGENWLPDQTELMDQTDSEQAQFARNLEKLTPQQYRVLAMIADGKLNKQIAYAMNIQETTIKQHVSAILKKLNVYNRTQAGILFNQLSTIGAE, from the coding sequence ATGACACACGTGCAAGCCATAATTGCCGATGATCACCCGCTTTTTCGCAGTGCATTGCAACAAGCAGCTGCACAAGTGATGAGCAATGAACAAATAAAAGAAGCCAGTACGGTTGACGAGCTCATGATGTTATTGGTCTCACATCCCGAAACGGAACTCGTCTTTTTAGATTTAACCATACCGGGAGCAAAAGGGTTGCAGGGCCTTGCGAACCTTCGCAATCAGTATCCTGATATCTTGGTCGTCATGGTTTCTGCGAATGAAAGCCCGCAAATTATAGAACAAGCCATGGCACTGGGTGCGAGTGCGTATATTCCTAAATCCGCCTCTTTAGAACTGATAGCTGAAGCAATTACCAAAGTCATTGAAGGGGAAAATTGGTTACCAGACCAAACTGAACTTATGGATCAGACTGATTCTGAACAAGCGCAATTTGCTCGCAACTTGGAAAAGCTCACGCCACAACAATATCGTGTGCTCGCCATGATCGCGGACGGCAAACTCAACAAACAAATTGCTTATGCGATGAACATTCAAGAAACCACCATCAAACAGCATGTGTCTGCCATCTTGAAAAAGTTAAATGTTTACAATCGCACACAAGCGGGGATTTTGTTCAACCAATTATCAACGATTGGAGCCGAGTAG
- a CDS encoding TonB-dependent receptor — MNRKPTRVSYLALAISTALSSMVVYAEDGAKKAELERIEVTARKTVENLQEVPVAVTSIGESALMENGISVMTEVQQFSPNTTLQASRGTNSTITAFIRGVGQQDPLWGYEPGVGIYVDDVYIARPQGAVLDLLDVQQIEVLRGPQGTLYGKNTIGGAIKYVTKEMTGDATLNIDGTVGSYNQRDLKITGQLPISDKIYLGYGYANLTRDGFGEFLQMSQAGQDKENYNKDVSAMRLTLEMHPTDKLFFRLAWDKTDDKSNAKGGYRLLPSLLTNAPIPDSVFDSYTSMPTWNKVELEGYSLTSRWDMDDHTSFKYTVAKRDSYSPTNIDFDNTPLKIFDVPAIYDDNQLTHELQVTHRGENYKVVSGLYYYDAESCGQFQAILEVLGQSLGAPGLTREVSGCSNSTSKAFYAQGNVDLNEQWSLTLGARYTRDSKEATVNNGLVFATVYPESNWIPGYVRPEGELVPNVLDDNKDWSRFTPRVGIEYQYSDDIMFFASYSQGFKSGTYNPRASTTEPAANPEIVDSFELGMKSEWNKTLRANLTLFALDHKDRQYISVLPGATSADLNQRLGNIGKSSGKGAELELTYIATESLSFDAAIGYIDSSFDEVLDTDQATGLTFDKSERFSISNTPDVTFNVGANYKIYSEFGDFVLNANYYYRGDYVLFEEDSLLTQDGYGLLNFNVNWYSQDGNWRVGLHAKNLTDEEYMIGGYQFVTPDPTAPNDTSKYTPGLGGDNTLIGYYGDPRTISLTVGYRF; from the coding sequence ATGAACAGAAAGCCAACTCGTGTTTCATATCTCGCTCTCGCCATCAGCACCGCACTTTCTAGTATGGTGGTCTACGCTGAAGACGGAGCAAAAAAGGCAGAACTTGAACGCATTGAAGTCACGGCTCGTAAAACCGTGGAAAACTTACAGGAAGTACCCGTCGCCGTTACCAGCATTGGCGAATCTGCGCTGATGGAGAACGGCATCTCAGTCATGACTGAAGTACAGCAGTTTTCACCCAATACAACGCTACAGGCTAGCCGGGGGACCAACTCGACGATCACGGCATTCATTCGAGGCGTAGGTCAGCAAGACCCGCTGTGGGGATATGAACCGGGTGTTGGTATATACGTTGATGATGTGTACATCGCCAGACCACAAGGTGCGGTACTCGATTTATTAGATGTACAGCAAATAGAAGTACTACGTGGTCCACAAGGTACGCTGTATGGTAAAAACACCATTGGCGGCGCAATAAAATACGTCACAAAAGAAATGACTGGTGACGCAACCTTAAACATTGATGGCACGGTGGGGAGTTACAATCAACGAGACTTGAAAATAACTGGGCAGCTTCCCATCTCCGATAAGATTTACCTCGGCTACGGTTACGCAAATCTGACGCGCGATGGCTTCGGTGAATTTCTACAAATGTCACAGGCAGGCCAAGACAAAGAAAATTACAACAAAGATGTCAGCGCCATGCGTTTAACGCTTGAAATGCATCCGACTGATAAACTTTTTTTCCGTTTAGCTTGGGATAAAACAGACGACAAATCGAATGCGAAAGGTGGCTACCGATTATTGCCAAGTTTACTGACAAACGCCCCTATTCCGGACAGTGTTTTTGATAGTTACACCAGCATGCCCACTTGGAATAAAGTGGAATTGGAAGGCTACAGCTTAACCAGCCGATGGGATATGGATGATCATACATCCTTCAAATATACCGTCGCAAAACGCGATAGCTATTCACCCACCAACATTGACTTTGATAACACACCTCTCAAAATCTTCGATGTGCCCGCCATTTATGACGACAACCAATTAACCCATGAACTGCAAGTGACCCATCGTGGGGAAAACTATAAAGTCGTTTCTGGCTTATACTACTACGATGCCGAATCCTGCGGGCAATTCCAAGCTATTCTTGAAGTTTTAGGTCAAAGCTTAGGTGCGCCAGGCCTTACCCGTGAAGTCAGCGGTTGCAGCAATTCCACCAGCAAAGCGTTTTATGCACAAGGTAATGTGGATTTGAACGAACAGTGGTCACTCACCCTAGGCGCTCGATATACCAGAGATAGCAAAGAAGCGACGGTTAATAATGGATTAGTGTTTGCCACGGTTTACCCTGAATCCAATTGGATACCGGGTTATGTTCGCCCTGAAGGTGAACTGGTGCCAAATGTGCTTGACGACAACAAAGACTGGTCACGTTTTACGCCTCGAGTGGGTATTGAATACCAGTACTCTGATGACATCATGTTCTTTGCAAGCTACTCACAAGGGTTTAAATCTGGTACTTATAATCCTCGAGCTAGCACGACGGAACCCGCAGCAAATCCTGAAATTGTTGATTCCTTCGAGTTAGGTATGAAAAGCGAATGGAACAAGACGCTACGGGCCAATCTGACACTCTTTGCGCTTGACCACAAAGATCGCCAATACATCTCTGTATTGCCGGGTGCAACGTCAGCTGATTTGAACCAACGACTCGGCAACATTGGTAAATCTTCGGGTAAGGGCGCAGAGTTAGAGCTCACTTACATCGCCACTGAGTCACTCTCCTTTGATGCCGCCATCGGCTACATTGATAGTTCGTTCGACGAAGTATTGGATACCGACCAAGCAACCGGTTTAACCTTTGATAAGTCCGAGCGTTTTAGTATTTCGAATACCCCTGATGTTACGTTTAATGTCGGGGCAAATTACAAAATCTACTCCGAGTTTGGAGATTTTGTTCTCAACGCTAATTATTATTATCGCGGTGATTACGTTCTATTTGAAGAAGACAGCTTGCTCACTCAAGACGGGTATGGACTCTTAAACTTCAACGTGAATTGGTATAGCCAAGACGGTAACTGGCGTGTCGGTCTGCATGCGAAAAACCTGACTGACGAAGAATATATGATTGGTGGCTACCAATTTGTAACACCAGACCCAACGGCACCAAACGATACGAGCAAATACACCCCGGGTCTTGGCGGTGACAATACACTCATTGGTTATTACGGTGACCCTCGCACTATTTCCTTGACGGTTGGTTATCGTTTCTAA
- a CDS encoding GntP family permease — MLSMVGLLGGLILLIIMTLRGVNLFLAAPLCALIVALSSNMEVFPLSEQVNFLSTYMSGFAGFISAWFFMFLLGSLFGKFMEDSGAADSVARFIVAKLGMKHAVLAVVIACAVLTYGGVSVFIVAFSVYPMALGLFKDADLPRRFIPATLAFGSVTFTMTSAGSPEIQNWIPIKYLGTSPYAAWEVSLVVAIFMALSGYWWLMRMINKAKANGERFDTRPDDPAIALRDYPHPITGVIPLIVVLLLSFTLHEALQQSALIVALLGGVLSIVIINFKRFRSITNAVNLGTTGALVAIGNTAAVVGFGAVAKNTDAFNAAVDVMTAMPGNELLGAAMAVSVIAGLTGSASGGQAIALPLVAPHYLDAGVNPEQLHRIVAISSGALDTLPHNGYVVTTIRAICKETHQRAYWSMAALTALIPLIGVALALGLFIWF, encoded by the coding sequence ATGCTCAGTATGGTAGGTCTTTTAGGTGGTCTTATCCTCCTGATAATCATGACATTACGAGGTGTGAATCTTTTCTTGGCTGCACCCTTGTGTGCACTTATCGTCGCATTGTCGAGTAATATGGAGGTGTTTCCGCTTAGCGAGCAGGTGAATTTCTTAAGCACCTATATGTCTGGTTTTGCCGGTTTCATTAGTGCTTGGTTTTTCATGTTTTTACTCGGTTCACTGTTTGGTAAATTTATGGAAGATAGTGGAGCCGCCGACAGTGTGGCGCGATTCATTGTTGCTAAATTGGGAATGAAGCACGCCGTGCTCGCTGTGGTCATCGCCTGTGCTGTGCTTACCTATGGTGGCGTAAGTGTTTTTATTGTGGCGTTTTCCGTATATCCCATGGCCCTCGGCTTATTTAAAGATGCCGACTTACCACGTCGCTTCATCCCTGCAACGTTAGCGTTTGGTTCAGTGACGTTTACGATGACGTCTGCGGGCAGCCCCGAAATTCAAAATTGGATCCCAATCAAATATTTAGGTACGTCACCCTACGCTGCGTGGGAAGTGAGTCTTGTCGTCGCTATTTTTATGGCACTCAGCGGTTATTGGTGGCTCATGCGTATGATTAACAAAGCAAAAGCAAATGGAGAGCGTTTTGACACTCGTCCTGATGATCCTGCCATTGCTTTACGCGACTATCCCCATCCCATAACGGGAGTCATCCCGCTTATTGTTGTGTTACTGCTGTCCTTTACGCTGCATGAAGCTTTGCAACAAAGTGCGCTTATTGTCGCGTTACTCGGTGGCGTTCTGAGTATTGTGATTATCAACTTTAAACGTTTTCGCTCAATAACCAATGCGGTCAATTTAGGGACGACAGGCGCGCTTGTCGCGATTGGCAATACGGCAGCCGTGGTGGGGTTTGGTGCGGTTGCTAAGAATACGGACGCATTTAATGCCGCTGTTGATGTAATGACTGCTATGCCGGGCAATGAATTACTCGGCGCGGCCATGGCAGTGAGTGTTATTGCGGGGTTAACCGGTTCGGCGTCCGGCGGGCAAGCGATAGCGTTACCGCTCGTTGCACCGCATTACCTGGATGCAGGTGTTAATCCAGAACAATTACATCGTATTGTGGCCATTAGTTCGGGGGCACTCGATACGTTGCCACACAATGGTTATGTGGTTACGACGATTCGCGCCATTTGTAAAGAAACGCACCAACGCGCCTATTGGTCAATGGCGGCACTTACCGCGCTGATCCCGTTGATTGGGGTTGCATTGGCACTAGGCTTGTTTATTTGGTTTTAA
- a CDS encoding E22 family MetX-like putative esterase → MKRQLFSVFWLVILSFTAHAQTLLVEKQRFETKAFTTESGVTLPAVVIGYESYGTLNEKKDNAILITHFFSGTSHAAGKYSESDPLPGYWDAIIGPGKAIDTNKFFVISSDTLVNANVYDPNVITTGPASLNPKTGKAYGLDFPVVTIGDFVEVQKRLLDSLGIDKLYAVAGASMGSFQALEWAVRYPNKVERLLHVIGAATMDAWTVAALEKWALPIRLDPNWNNGDYYEGKKPIAGLTATLLNITQDAMHPVIYNASFKDFEVLDEPAMKDIRVLPKINQILAQRAAVRASLQDANHVLYLIRASQLFSAGMNQNLEGALARIQAKVLLIPSSGDLLLRPEGVRSLYDTLKQMNKSVSISEINGGWGHLDGLFSISSKQAEIAAFLAE, encoded by the coding sequence ATGAAAAGGCAATTATTCAGTGTATTTTGGCTTGTTATTCTGAGCTTCACGGCACACGCCCAAACTTTGCTGGTTGAAAAACAACGATTTGAAACGAAGGCCTTTACTACCGAATCTGGCGTTACTTTACCAGCGGTGGTGATAGGGTATGAAAGCTACGGTACGCTTAATGAGAAAAAGGATAACGCCATCCTCATCACTCACTTTTTCTCAGGAACGTCGCATGCGGCAGGTAAATATTCGGAAAGTGACCCCTTGCCTGGTTATTGGGATGCGATCATTGGCCCAGGTAAAGCGATTGATACCAATAAGTTTTTTGTTATTAGTAGTGATACCTTGGTGAACGCCAATGTGTACGACCCCAATGTGATCACCACAGGCCCTGCCTCTCTAAATCCGAAAACAGGCAAAGCGTATGGATTAGACTTTCCAGTGGTGACAATTGGTGATTTTGTGGAAGTTCAAAAACGCCTTTTGGATAGCCTTGGCATTGACAAGCTGTATGCCGTTGCAGGTGCCTCCATGGGGTCTTTTCAAGCGTTGGAGTGGGCGGTCCGTTACCCCAATAAAGTGGAAAGATTGCTCCATGTTATTGGTGCGGCAACGATGGATGCATGGACCGTGGCTGCACTGGAAAAATGGGCTTTACCCATTCGCTTAGATCCTAACTGGAACAATGGGGACTATTACGAAGGCAAAAAGCCGATCGCTGGACTCACGGCGACCCTGCTGAATATTACGCAAGATGCTATGCACCCCGTTATTTATAACGCAAGTTTTAAAGATTTTGAGGTATTAGATGAGCCGGCCATGAAGGACATTCGTGTTCTTCCAAAAATTAACCAAATCTTGGCTCAGCGTGCGGCGGTCAGAGCGTCATTGCAAGATGCAAATCATGTGTTGTATCTCATCCGCGCTTCACAGTTATTTTCTGCAGGAATGAACCAAAACCTAGAAGGCGCGCTTGCTCGTATTCAAGCGAAGGTCTTGCTCATACCATCCTCAGGTGACTTATTGCTTCGCCCTGAAGGCGTAAGGTCGCTCTATGACACGCTTAAACAGATGAATAAATCGGTGTCTATCAGCGAAATAAATGGAGGGTGGGGCCATTTAGATGGGTTGTTCTCCATCAGCAGTAAGCAAGCTGAAATTGCGGCTTTTTTAGCGGAGTGA
- a CDS encoding 3-hydroxybutyrate dehydrogenase, which translates to MKKVLITGGASGIGQHLAHRLAALDFDVVVSDVNEVQAIETAQEIVAKGFKARGIGLNMLDSARFVHLTQTLGPIDVLINNAGIQHVEALEHYPLEKWEMLQAVMLTGPAMLSKALLPHMRKQNFGRIINIGSIHALVASKYKSAYVAAKHGLVGLSKVMALETAEFDITINTICPAYVKTPLVEKQIAAQAKEHGMSEQEVVDRIMLAPMPKKAFIDVEEIFHSVQFLVAPLARNITGQTIVIDGGWTVQ; encoded by the coding sequence ATGAAGAAGGTATTGATTACCGGCGGAGCCAGTGGCATCGGCCAGCACCTTGCGCATCGACTCGCGGCATTAGATTTTGATGTTGTGGTGAGTGATGTTAATGAAGTCCAAGCGATAGAAACAGCTCAAGAGATTGTTGCGAAAGGGTTTAAGGCACGAGGCATTGGCTTAAACATGTTGGACAGCGCACGTTTTGTGCATCTTACCCAAACGCTCGGTCCTATTGATGTACTGATTAATAATGCGGGTATCCAGCACGTTGAAGCGCTTGAACATTATCCGCTTGAAAAATGGGAAATGTTGCAGGCCGTTATGTTGACGGGGCCTGCGATGTTAAGCAAGGCGTTATTGCCACACATGCGCAAACAGAACTTCGGCCGCATTATTAACATCGGCTCTATTCACGCGCTGGTGGCGTCAAAATACAAATCGGCTTATGTCGCGGCAAAACATGGTTTGGTTGGGTTATCAAAAGTCATGGCGCTTGAGACTGCTGAGTTCGACATAACGATAAACACCATTTGCCCCGCCTATGTAAAAACGCCGTTGGTGGAAAAACAAATTGCGGCCCAAGCCAAAGAACATGGCATGAGTGAACAAGAGGTGGTTGACCGTATCATGCTGGCGCCAATGCCTAAAAAGGCGTTTATCGATGTGGAAGAGATTTTCCATAGCGTGCAATTTTTGGTCGCCCCTCTGGCGAGAAACATCACAGGGCAAACCATTGTTATTGACGGTGGTTGGACAGTGCAATAG
- a CDS encoding CoA transferase subunit A, producing MAGFDKVVDSYEAALAGLEDGMTVIAGGFGLCGIPEGLIAEIKRQGKNALTVVSNNCGVDGFGLGVLLEDKQIKKMIASYVGENALFEQQLLNGDLDVELTPQGTLAEKMRAGGAGIPAFFTATGVGTMVAEGKPHKMFQGREYVMEESITGDFAIVKAWKADRFGNCVYRHTAMNFNPMAATAGKITVVEVEELVEPGDIAPSEIHTPGIYVDRVILGHFEKRIEKRMVRG from the coding sequence ATGGCGGGTTTTGATAAAGTGGTTGATTCCTACGAAGCGGCGTTAGCTGGGCTTGAAGATGGCATGACCGTGATAGCGGGTGGATTTGGCTTATGCGGAATTCCGGAGGGGCTCATTGCCGAAATAAAGCGACAAGGTAAAAACGCACTGACCGTTGTCTCGAATAACTGTGGTGTAGATGGTTTTGGTTTGGGTGTGTTATTGGAAGACAAGCAAATCAAGAAGATGATTGCCTCGTATGTGGGGGAAAATGCGTTATTTGAACAGCAGTTGTTGAATGGTGATTTAGACGTGGAGTTGACACCACAAGGTACGCTTGCTGAGAAAATGCGTGCAGGCGGCGCTGGGATCCCGGCGTTTTTTACGGCGACAGGCGTTGGCACAATGGTCGCAGAAGGCAAACCTCACAAAATGTTTCAAGGTCGTGAATACGTGATGGAAGAAAGCATCACAGGCGATTTTGCGATTGTTAAAGCGTGGAAAGCCGACCGTTTTGGCAATTGTGTTTACCGCCACACCGCGATGAATTTCAATCCAATGGCCGCGACAGCTGGAAAAATAACCGTTGTGGAAGTCGAAGAGTTAGTTGAACCTGGAGACATAGCGCCAAGTGAAATTCACACGCCAGGAATTTACGTTGATCGCGTGATCCTAGGACATTTCGAAAAACGCATCGAAAAGCGCATGGTGAGGGGGTGA
- a CDS encoding 3-oxoacid CoA-transferase subunit B produces the protein MGLTREQMAMRVAKELQDGYYVNLGIGIPTLVANYVPPDTAVMLQSENGLLGMGPYPLDEELDADLINAGKETVTTVPGAAIFSSAESFAMIRGGHVDLTVLGAFEVDQHGNIASWMIPNTLVKGMGGAMDLVAGAKNIICTMTHANKAGESKVLERCSLPLTGAGCINKVLTDLALLEIKNGAFHLLERAPGVSVEEIVRKTAGALVVDGDIPEMTF, from the coding sequence ATGGGATTAACAAGAGAACAAATGGCCATGCGTGTGGCGAAAGAATTGCAAGATGGCTACTACGTTAATTTAGGTATCGGGATCCCAACGTTGGTAGCGAACTACGTACCTCCTGATACAGCCGTGATGTTGCAATCTGAAAATGGACTTTTGGGAATGGGTCCATACCCGCTGGATGAAGAACTCGACGCGGATCTCATTAATGCAGGCAAAGAAACTGTGACGACGGTGCCAGGTGCGGCAATTTTTAGTTCTGCAGAAAGTTTTGCGATGATCCGTGGCGGGCATGTGGACTTAACCGTACTTGGTGCATTTGAAGTTGATCAGCACGGTAATATCGCGAGTTGGATGATCCCCAACACGTTAGTGAAAGGCATGGGTGGTGCCATGGATTTGGTCGCCGGCGCAAAAAACATCATCTGTACAATGACGCATGCCAACAAAGCAGGAGAATCCAAGGTACTTGAGCGCTGTTCACTTCCGTTAACTGGCGCTGGTTGTATAAACAAAGTGCTGACTGACTTGGCGTTGCTGGAAATAAAGAATGGCGCGTTTCATTTGCTCGAACGAGCACCGGGCGTGAGTGTCGAGGAAATTGTCCGTAAAACGGCAGGCGCACTCGTGGTTGATGGAGACATTCCCGAGATGACTTTTTAG
- the lexA gene encoding transcriptional repressor LexA — protein MRPLTKRQEQIFELIKVFIRDTGMPPTRAEIADSLGFKSANAAEEHLKALAKKGVIEMVPGASRGIRLVEEDEPEQLGLPLVGRVAAGEPILAEQHIESHCKVDAQMFKPMADYLLRVHGMSMKNIGILDGDLLAVHRTQVAQNGQVVVARVEEDVTVKRFEKIGKKVYLHAENEDFSPIEVDLEHESFSVEGLAVGVIRNNQWM, from the coding sequence ATGCGACCGTTAACTAAACGCCAAGAACAAATTTTCGAACTGATTAAGGTTTTTATCCGCGATACGGGTATGCCGCCAACGCGAGCAGAAATTGCAGATTCATTAGGTTTTAAAAGCGCCAACGCAGCAGAAGAGCATTTAAAAGCACTTGCTAAAAAAGGCGTGATTGAAATGGTTCCGGGTGCCAGCCGTGGTATTCGTTTAGTCGAAGAAGATGAACCTGAACAATTAGGTTTACCACTTGTCGGTCGTGTTGCTGCAGGTGAACCAATCTTGGCCGAGCAGCACATCGAAAGCCATTGTAAAGTTGACGCGCAAATGTTTAAACCGATGGCGGATTACTTGCTCCGCGTACACGGTATGAGTATGAAGAATATCGGCATTTTAGATGGTGATTTGCTCGCAGTACACCGCACGCAAGTTGCGCAAAATGGACAGGTTGTCGTAGCTCGCGTAGAAGAAGACGTTACAGTTAAGCGGTTTGAGAAAATCGGCAAAAAAGTGTACTTACATGCTGAAAATGAAGATTTTTCTCCGATAGAAGTTGATCTTGAACATGAAAGTTTTTCGGTAGAAGGTCTGGCCGTTGGCGTAATTAGAAATAATCAATGGATGTAA
- the coxB gene encoding cytochrome c oxidase subunit II: MKAYRFAVGWLAGIAPTVALANSAYNMREGVTDISQQVYDLHMTIFLICCVIGVVVFAAMFWAIIHHRKSKGVTPAQFHESTKVEILWTAIPFVILIAMAVPATKTLIAMEDASKADITIKITGSQWKWHYEYMGEGVDYYSVIATPQDQIADKAEKGEHYLLEVDKPLVIPTGKKVRFLMTSDDVIHSWWVPDFAVKKDANPGFINEAWTRVNEEGTYRGQCAELCGKDHGFMPVVVEAVSPESFDTWLSEQKAEKQQAAAASAALLDQTLSKEELMAEGEKVYMAYCAACHQPTGMGLPGVFPALKGSKVVLGPINDHIDVLLHGRPGTAMQSFAKQLSIKQIAGVVTFKRNSWGNDTGDVVQPSQVQARLDADKEAGQ; the protein is encoded by the coding sequence ATGAAAGCGTATCGGTTTGCAGTAGGTTGGCTTGCAGGGATTGCACCAACAGTGGCGTTAGCGAATAGCGCCTACAACATGAGAGAAGGGGTTACGGATATAAGTCAGCAAGTATATGACTTACACATGACCATTTTCTTGATTTGTTGTGTCATTGGTGTGGTGGTGTTTGCTGCGATGTTCTGGGCAATTATCCATCACCGAAAATCAAAAGGGGTGACCCCTGCCCAGTTCCATGAAAGTACCAAAGTCGAAATTCTTTGGACCGCGATTCCTTTTGTGATCTTAATTGCAATGGCAGTTCCCGCAACAAAAACTTTGATTGCGATGGAAGATGCCTCTAAAGCAGACATCACTATCAAAATAACCGGATCGCAGTGGAAATGGCACTACGAATATATGGGCGAAGGGGTAGATTATTATTCCGTTATCGCCACACCTCAGGACCAAATCGCGGATAAAGCCGAAAAAGGTGAACACTATCTATTAGAAGTAGATAAACCGCTGGTTATCCCAACTGGAAAAAAAGTTCGATTCTTAATGACCTCTGATGACGTTATCCATTCTTGGTGGGTACCTGATTTTGCAGTGAAGAAAGATGCCAATCCAGGTTTCATCAATGAGGCGTGGACACGCGTTAATGAAGAAGGTACTTACCGTGGCCAATGTGCTGAATTGTGCGGTAAAGATCATGGCTTTATGCCCGTTGTTGTCGAAGCCGTGTCACCGGAATCTTTCGATACGTGGCTCTCAGAACAAAAGGCTGAAAAACAACAAGCGGCTGCAGCTAGTGCGGCATTGCTTGATCAAACCTTATCGAAAGAGGAGCTAATGGCGGAGGGTGAGAAAGTCTACATGGCTTACTGTGCTGCGTGTCATCAACCTACCGGTATGGGATTACCAGGCGTTTTCCCAGCCTTAAAAGGCAGTAAAGTAGTACTTGGTCCTATTAATGATCACATCGACGTTCTTCTCCATGGTCGTCCGGGCACCGCAATGCAATCTTTTGCAAAACAACTCTCTATCAAACAAATTGCAGGGGTAGTTACATTCAAGCGAAATAGCTGGGGCAATGACACTGGCGATGTCGTACAGCCAAGCCAAGTACAAGCGAGACTGGATGCCGATAAGGAGGCAGGACAATGA